The sequence CGGTTAACGCCGGCTCATTAGAAGCCCAGCTTCGCTTTAGCCGACAAATGGAACAAGAAGCTGACCGCATCGGTATGGAAACCATTGTGCGTAGTGGAATGAATCCTTACGCCATGTCAGAGATGTTTGAAAACATGTTACGCGCTTCGCGTTTTACCCGACGCCCGCTCGACTTCCTCATGACACACCCGGTTACCGAGACGCGCGTCAGTGATTCTCGCTTGCGCGCGCAGCAATTTCAGCACCCCGCCCCTAACAGTAATATCACCTATGAACTCGTAAAAATACGCGCGCAAATTCTGCACGAAAAAAGCCGTAATGCCAGCGTTAGAATTTTTGAAGATGAGCTACGCGGAACCAATTACAGCACTTCAGCGGCCAAATACGGCCTCGCCGTAGCACTCACTCGTGACGGAAAAACCAGCGAAGCAGAAATATTGGTAGATGAACTACTAAAAGAAGCGCCACAAAATGCTTTCTATCGCGTAGCAAAAGCGGACATATATGCCAAAGATGAAAACTTCGATGCAGCTCTAGCCATACTCGAAGAGGAGCTGGCTAGCCAGCCTAACCACCATGCATACAATACTCGCTATGCCGAAGTTCTGATGGCCGCAGGACAATACAAAAAATGTAATCTAATTTTACGTGAACACGTCAAACGTCGCCCTAAGGACGATTACATTTGGTATTTATTGGCAGAAGTTGAGGGTTTAGCGGGCAACATTTTTGAAGTTCATATGGCTCGAACCCAATATTTCAAGCTAAACGGATTGTTCGACAAGGCCGAAATCCAATTAACCAACGCGCTTCGATTAACAACTACCACAGACGAACAGACTCGCGCTAAGATACAAGAGGAATTAAAAAGCATTAGAAAAATGAAACAAGATTTAGCCGAATTCTAAGCTAAGAGCTTTAAGGTAGTAGCTTCAATCCACGACCATTGGCTGAACACACGACCAGTGGCTATCTTGTAGCCACTGGGTAGTCACTTCGACACTCATCGGACGCGCGATAAAAAACCCTTGCACGCTATCACATTGATGCGACACTAATTGCTGATAGACATTATCCGTTTCTACGCCTTCAGCCACCACGTTTAAACCGAGATTGTGGGCTAAATTGATCGTCGAGTTCACAATAATTTCATCCTGCTCATCGTCACACATTCCATGCACGAAGGACCGATCAATTTTTAATGTTTTTACCGGTAAACGCTTTAAATACGCTAACGAAGAATAGCCTGTACCATAATCGTCAATCGCAAAACACACACCTAACAGAGCCATTTTATCCATGGCATCTTTCGCCCGATCAGGATCTTTCAATATAACCGACTCGGTAATTTCAAGCTCTATATGCTTACCGTCCAACTCATAGCGCTTAAGCATTCGTTTTAAAAACGGTAACAATCGGTCGTCAGTTACATTTCTGGGCGACAAATTTATCGCCATTGAAAGATCATACCCTTTAGATCGCCAAATAGCGCACTGCTTTATCGCGTGCTCCATTACCCAGCAAGTCATAGAAAAGATCATATTCGATTTTTCTGCGATAGGCACAAACTGTGCGGGAGGAACCATTCCAATGGTAGGATGATCCCAACGCACCAATGCTTCAAACCCGTGAACTTTATTTGTTTTTATATCGATTTTGGGCTGAAAATACAATAACAAATCGTCTTTACGGATAGCTCTACGCAATGCGCCAATAAGCTCTAGGCGGGTTGGCGAATGAGGGTCGTGATCCGCATCATAAACAGATACCCCCTTTAAGGTTTTCTTCGCATGGTACATTGCCACGTCGGCATAACGCATTAAGGTACTGAGATCTTTTGCTTGTTGCGGATAGAGAGAAACGCCAATGCTTGCACCGATTTCAGAATCTATCGTTTCAATTCTAAACGGCTCACATAAACAGTCTAAAAATCGATGCCCCATGACAACCGCTTGCTGCTCGTTTCGAATTCTAGGTAGAAATATCGCAAATTCATCACCACCGAGCCGCGCCACTATCCCATCGACTTCCGATAACTCGGCCTCTAAACGCGGCCCTAATTGTTGCAAAACTGTATCGCCAGCACGATGGCCTAAAGTATCGTTTATTTCCTTAAATCGATCGAGATCCACAAGTAACAAGGCCATCATTCGGTTGTGCCCATGCTCGGCCAAGGCTTTCTCTACGGTGGAGTACAGCAACGTTCTATTAGGAAGGCGTGTAAGGGAGTCGTGATTGGCGAGGTATTCCATATGATCTAAATACTGCTTATGAGCAGTAATATCTCGGGTAATACCCCACGCGCGGGTCAAATATCCATTCTCAACAATGCCGATCGCCGTCGTCTCCATGTAGCGAGGCGAATCCACTTTGCCGGCACGAGTAAATTCTTGATTAACCAACCGATAGCCAGAATCGATGAAAGCCTGAATATCGTGTTTACTCGACATTGACCCACTACGATGAAGCGGCATGCCAACGACATCGGCTTGGCTCTCGGCATTATAAAGTCTAGCTAACGTATCATTGCATTCGGCAAGCACTGCTCGCTTGAGTATTTGTTCTACTTGCGTGGTTACCGGTGAACAGGTATCAATTGGGGGGCAAATATCATAGCGCCATATCGCGTCAGCACTGTTTGCAATAAACGCCTTATACTTAGCTTCGCTGTCTTGAAGCGCATGCTCCTTTATGACATTTTCAGTAATATCTGTAACAACCAAGATAATACCGTTTACGCGTTGTTTTTCATTAATTGCCGGGATTTTATCGACGCTTAGCCAGAATTCACAACCCTCCTCTTCAGCCCGTTCTCGGGTTCCCCAAACGGGTACACCTGTCCTTCCTACCTGAAGGATCTCACGCTGAGTTTCAATTGCATTATCCCAATGCTGCGCCAATTCAACGAAACTCTTACCCTGAGTCTCTTCAATAGAGCGCCAACGTCTAGCCCGTCGGTTACCGTAAACAACCGTACCCCAACGATCTAGATAGAAAATAACCGCACGCATGGCATCAAGAACATGCAGTAACTCCCTATTATTGGTGAGAGTATACTGCCCTGCTTGAGCTATTCGAGCTATCTGGCTGATTGGCGGCTTTGTCAAATGGGCAAACCTTGGTAGGCGAAAGCGCGGGTAAATCGAAAGTATAGGCCAAGGAATTTAAGCTTTTCTGAATCGACAACATTTGGCACTAATTGCAACTTTATTTTTTAAGCGACTGCCCGCAAAGCCGGCAAAAATCAGCATCACTTTCATGCCCGACAGCCCGACACGAACGGCACGATACACCGTCTCTAACGCGCTGCATCTCCTGCGCAAGCTCGGCCGTAAAAATACCGGTAGGAACCGCTAGTATCGAATAGCCCGTTAACATCGCGGCGGAAGCAATCAGTTGGCCCAATATGGTTTGCGGCGTGATATCCCCGTAACCCACGGTTGTAATCGTCACGATTGTCCAATAAATACTTTTAGGAATGCTGCTAAAACCGTGCTCAGGGCCTTCAACAAGATACATAAGTGAACCGAAAATTGTCGACAAAACGAGTACAGAGACAAAGAAAATGAGTATTTTTCGGCGAGAAAGAAATACCGCGCGCGTTAGTATGTTCGCCTCAGACAAATAACGAACCAATTTCAGTATTCGGAAAATACGTAAAACTCGCAACAACCGAACAACCAACAAATAGTTGGCGCCAGGGAAAATAAGCCCGAGATAACTGGGTAATATAGAAAAGAAATCAACAACTCCGTAAAAACTAAAGGCATACTTTAGAGGTCTCGGCGAACAATAAAGCCTAACGATATACTCCAACGTAAAAATAACGGTAAACAGCCACTCTATTAGGCGAAGATAGCCACTCCACTGCCCCGACATCCAGCTTACAGAATCGATCATCAGTGCCGCCACGCTTGCGACAATAAGCCAAAGTAAAACCACATCAAAACGCCTGCCCGCAGGCGTTTCTGTTCCGAAAATCACATCGTAAAGTACGTGTTTCAGATTACGGCTTTCCATATGATTTTCAGTTTTTTTTGATTCGCCCATTCGTTCCACCTTTTTTTCACAGTATACCGCTTGCTCGCTCGCATCCGCTATTTAAGAACGTATAATATTCGCACATCACGATACGAGAATTTTACCCATGAAAAACAGTAAATTAGTCTATTCCACCGATACAGGAAGAGTCAAAGAAGAAACACCCGCGGCCACAATCTCGCCAACCGATGGCATTATACGTATTCGACGAGAAACAAAAGGGCGAAAAGGCAAGGGCGTAACAACTCTCGCGGGCTTTCCCCTCGATGACAAATCGCTCAAGGTCTTGGCGAAAACGCTTAAACAACATTGCGGCACAGGTGGTACCGTAAAGGAAGGCGTTATTGAAATTCAAGGCGACTACCGAGAAAGACTTCAATCCTATTTGACGGATAAAGGCTATACCGTGAAGTTCGCTGGCGGCTAAGAAGGCTAGAAACCAACTCTCCGCCTTAGCCTTCAGAGCTGGATCCAACTACCGCTTTATACCTTGATATTTTTTTTGAACTCACGAGCTGACAGGAGAAAACACCTTGATTGAAAATATGTAATATTCCTTTCAGGTAAAGTTTGAAATCCCGAACATGCTTACCGAAGTGATATTTTCTAAAAACACACGATTACTTTTTACATTATTACGCCAATGTTCTTTGATTGTCTTGTAATAATCAATAATTGGGATTTGTACGACTTCATCCAGCTCGAAATTACAGGAATCTAGCATCATCAATTCATCATGTAATGTAATTACCACTATAGCCATAAACCTTATTGATATGCTGGCTTAATCTATCACCAGCATGCTTGTATTTTGAATGTGTAAAATGCAACTCCTTGTTAACCATATATCCAGTTGGCTTTAAATATTTATACATTTTTTCGTAATAGGCAGATAAATCAGGGAAGTGAACAATGGCTTCGTCTGAATAAATAGCGTCATACGGTTTTCTTGGAGCGAGATTATTCCAATGTAATTTTTCAAAACCCGCATCTACACCATGCTCTTTTGCTTTTTTTTCTGCGACAGGGACAGCTAGCCCAGAAAGCGTGATTCCGTGACCTGTAACACCATATTTTTCACACAAATAAACCAGTGAACCACCCCAACCACAACCAACATCCAATATATGTTACCCAGGTTTTAAGCGCATCAAGCGAGCGTAAGTGTCCAGTTTATTTTCTTGTGCTTGGGTTAATGAAAACCCCTCCTCCCACATAGGACATGAATAATTATTCCATTTACCGCCCGTTACAACTTTAAAAAAATCTGGGTCACCTCGTAGTGATAAGCAACACGTTATTCCTGCTCATCAACATTAAATTCTTGATATAAATTTCGCTCAGACAGCACGGCTTCTCCCATATTTTCGGCAAGTTCATGATTCATAATTCGTCCTTGTTTTAGATACCCTTGAGTTAAAATATTTCACTATCAGTCTTTTATAACTATATAGATAAAAAATTAAGCCTTGTTTTGTACGATCAAGACACAGGTCTAATCTATTCCACAATAAGGGAGGGCCTCTTCAGGCAAACTAGCAGTGCCGACCAATCGTGTAAATTGTCTGCGGGTCGGAATGTAAAAAAGTGATGTTGATTCCACTATTATTTTTCCTTGGGAATTTATTACCCAGCCTTTTACTTTAACGAAACGACCACAT is a genomic window of Teredinibacter purpureus containing:
- a CDS encoding SAM-dependent methyltransferase; protein product: MDVGCGWGGSLVYLCEKYGVTGHGITLSGLAVPVAEKKAKEHGVDAGFEKLHWNNLAPRKPYDAIYSDEAIVHFPDLSAYYEKMYKYLKPTGYMVNKELHFTHSKYKHAGDRLSQHINKVYGYSGNYIT
- a CDS encoding ion transporter; translation: MGESKKTENHMESRNLKHVLYDVIFGTETPAGRRFDVVLLWLIVASVAALMIDSVSWMSGQWSGYLRLIEWLFTVIFTLEYIVRLYCSPRPLKYAFSFYGVVDFFSILPSYLGLIFPGANYLLVVRLLRVLRIFRILKLVRYLSEANILTRAVFLSRRKILIFFVSVLVLSTIFGSLMYLVEGPEHGFSSIPKSIYWTIVTITTVGYGDITPQTILGQLIASAAMLTGYSILAVPTGIFTAELAQEMQRVRDGVSCRSCRAVGHESDADFCRLCGQSLKK
- the yciH gene encoding stress response translation initiation inhibitor YciH, which encodes MKNSKLVYSTDTGRVKEETPAATISPTDGIIRIRRETKGRKGKGVTTLAGFPLDDKSLKVLAKTLKQHCGTGGTVKEGVIEIQGDYRERLQSYLTDKGYTVKFAGG
- a CDS encoding M48 family metalloprotease; its protein translation is MIKISVLQIPRVLLAALIGLSLSAMVLAADLQIPDLGGTSAGLITPAQEYELGQKWLQVYRAQVPTTSDPFIQSYVERLIRQLATYSELDDRRLEILVIENPSLNAFAVPGGIIGVHTGLFRFANTEEQLSSVLAHEIAHLSQRHYARRVEAQANASTSLVAAFVASIIIGMTAGSDAGIAAMAAVNAGSLEAQLRFSRQMEQEADRIGMETIVRSGMNPYAMSEMFENMLRASRFTRRPLDFLMTHPVTETRVSDSRLRAQQFQHPAPNSNITYELVKIRAQILHEKSRNASVRIFEDELRGTNYSTSAAKYGLAVALTRDGKTSEAEILVDELLKEAPQNAFYRVAKADIYAKDENFDAALAILEEELASQPNHHAYNTRYAEVLMAAGQYKKCNLILREHVKRRPKDDYIWYLLAEVEGLAGNIFEVHMARTQYFKLNGLFDKAEIQLTNALRLTTTTDEQTRAKIQEELKSIRKMKQDLAEF
- a CDS encoding sensor domain-containing protein → MTKPPISQIARIAQAGQYTLTNNRELLHVLDAMRAVIFYLDRWGTVVYGNRRARRWRSIEETQGKSFVELAQHWDNAIETQREILQVGRTGVPVWGTRERAEEEGCEFWLSVDKIPAINEKQRVNGIILVVTDITENVIKEHALQDSEAKYKAFIANSADAIWRYDICPPIDTCSPVTTQVEQILKRAVLAECNDTLARLYNAESQADVVGMPLHRSGSMSSKHDIQAFIDSGYRLVNQEFTRAGKVDSPRYMETTAIGIVENGYLTRAWGITRDITAHKQYLDHMEYLANHDSLTRLPNRTLLYSTVEKALAEHGHNRMMALLLVDLDRFKEINDTLGHRAGDTVLQQLGPRLEAELSEVDGIVARLGGDEFAIFLPRIRNEQQAVVMGHRFLDCLCEPFRIETIDSEIGASIGVSLYPQQAKDLSTLMRYADVAMYHAKKTLKGVSVYDADHDPHSPTRLELIGALRRAIRKDDLLLYFQPKIDIKTNKVHGFEALVRWDHPTIGMVPPAQFVPIAEKSNMIFSMTCWVMEHAIKQCAIWRSKGYDLSMAINLSPRNVTDDRLLPFLKRMLKRYELDGKHIELEITESVILKDPDRAKDAMDKMALLGVCFAIDDYGTGYSSLAYLKRLPVKTLKIDRSFVHGMCDDEQDEIIVNSTINLAHNLGLNVVAEGVETDNVYQQLVSHQCDSVQGFFIARPMSVEVTTQWLQDSHWSCVQPMVVD